Proteins found in one Thermopolyspora flexuosa genomic segment:
- a CDS encoding DUF1905 domain-containing protein, producing MKVVFDGELWIWDARRSESWTFVSLPVEASEEIRERFAGRLRGFGSLRVRATIGDTTWTTSIFPDSREGAYALPIKRAVRQAEGVEAGDVATVTVEVLGG from the coding sequence GTGAAGGTCGTGTTCGATGGCGAGCTGTGGATCTGGGACGCGCGGCGGAGCGAGAGCTGGACGTTCGTCAGCCTGCCGGTCGAGGCGTCCGAGGAGATCCGCGAGCGGTTCGCCGGGCGGCTGCGCGGGTTCGGGTCGCTGCGGGTCCGGGCCACGATCGGCGACACCACGTGGACGACCTCGATCTTTCCGGACAGCCGGGAGGGCGCCTACGCGCTGCCGATCAAGCGCGCCGTCCGTCAGGCCGAGGGGGTCGAGGCCGGTGACGTCGCCACCGTGACCGTCGAGGTGCTCGGCGGCTGA
- a CDS encoding SDR family NAD(P)-dependent oxidoreductase has translation MIDPGLTGRVALVTGANQGIGAATAIALAAHGVAVLLTYKRLDPAEHADDTAFPPAYGELRARNADEVLARIRASGGRAEAVEADLADPASVPMLFDRAEAAFGPVEILVNNASGWLADTFLPDARDRFGRALRPVNAESYDRQFAVDARAPALLIAEFARRHIRRGATWGRIIGLTSGGPSGFPQEVSYGAAKAAQVNYTMSAAAELGRHGITANVVHPPVTDTGWVTPEVEAEVRAYSPTGRVATPEEVADVIVFLASEQARRVTGQVVTMS, from the coding sequence ATGATCGATCCGGGCCTGACGGGCAGGGTGGCGCTGGTCACCGGTGCGAACCAGGGCATCGGGGCGGCCACGGCGATCGCGCTGGCCGCGCACGGGGTCGCCGTCCTCCTCACCTACAAGCGGCTGGATCCGGCCGAGCACGCCGACGACACGGCCTTCCCGCCCGCGTACGGCGAGCTGCGCGCGCGGAACGCCGACGAGGTGCTCGCCCGCATCCGCGCGAGCGGCGGGCGCGCCGAGGCGGTCGAGGCCGACCTGGCCGACCCGGCGAGCGTGCCGATGCTGTTCGACCGGGCGGAGGCGGCCTTCGGCCCGGTGGAGATCCTGGTGAACAACGCCAGCGGCTGGCTCGCCGACACGTTCCTCCCGGACGCCCGCGACCGGTTCGGCCGCGCGCTGCGCCCGGTGAACGCCGAGTCGTACGACCGGCAGTTCGCCGTCGACGCCCGCGCCCCGGCGCTGCTCATCGCCGAGTTCGCCCGCCGCCACATCCGCCGCGGCGCCACCTGGGGCCGGATCATCGGCCTCACCTCCGGCGGCCCGTCCGGCTTCCCCCAGGAGGTGTCGTACGGCGCGGCCAAGGCGGCCCAGGTGAACTACACCATGTCCGCCGCGGCCGAGCTGGGCCGCCACGGCATCACCGCGAACGTCGTCCACCCGCCCGTCACCGACACCGGATGGGTCACCCCCGAGGTCGAGGCGGAGGTGCGCGCCTACAGCCCCACCGGACGGGTCGCGACCCCGGAGGAGGTCGCCGACGTGATCGTCTTCCTCGCCTCCGAGCAGGCGCGGCGGGTCACCGGCCAGGTCGTCACGATGTCCTGA
- a CDS encoding CmcJ/NvfI family oxidoreductase, which yields MTVAETTQVPTIKGELSYLAPESKVLRRFTAPGASVNTGIYRTYEMTIHNGRPVADRFTLDRNGFEIIEHRSAVRDFTDREEVDRVYVGEVVEFIKSYTGADHVVPMGWVLRRAADPAANASQPAAALVHDDFSVQGAQERAASLYARHFPDGPGYRRALITSLWRVFSPPPQDWPLAICDYTSVREGEGIPNRLYFVDRIPDDLFQEMPEDHPGTSGFEFLHQPYHKWWYFPDMTRDEILFFKLNDSDQTRAWMVPHSAFHDRTVQATTPRHSIEFRSVAFFE from the coding sequence ATGACGGTCGCCGAAACCACTCAGGTTCCCACCATTAAGGGCGAGCTCAGCTATCTCGCCCCCGAGTCCAAGGTGCTGCGCCGCTTCACCGCCCCGGGAGCGAGCGTCAACACCGGGATCTACCGCACGTACGAGATGACGATCCACAACGGGCGGCCGGTCGCCGACCGGTTCACCCTCGACCGCAACGGCTTCGAGATCATCGAGCACCGCTCGGCCGTACGGGACTTCACCGACCGCGAGGAGGTCGATCGGGTGTACGTCGGCGAGGTGGTGGAGTTCATCAAGTCGTACACCGGGGCCGACCACGTGGTGCCGATGGGCTGGGTGCTGCGCCGCGCCGCCGACCCCGCGGCGAACGCCTCGCAGCCCGCGGCGGCGCTGGTGCACGACGACTTCTCGGTGCAGGGCGCGCAGGAGCGGGCCGCCTCGCTGTACGCCCGGCACTTCCCGGACGGGCCCGGCTACCGGCGGGCGCTGATCACGAGCCTGTGGCGCGTGTTCAGCCCGCCGCCGCAGGACTGGCCGCTCGCGATCTGCGACTACACCAGCGTGCGCGAGGGTGAGGGCATCCCGAACCGGCTCTACTTCGTCGACCGCATCCCCGACGACCTGTTCCAGGAGATGCCCGAGGACCACCCCGGCACGAGCGGCTTCGAGTTCCTCCACCAGCCGTACCACAAGTGGTGGTACTTCCCGGACATGACCCGCGACGAGATCCTGTTCTTCAAGCTCAACGACAGCGACCAGACGCGGGCCTGGATGGTGCCGCACTCGGCGTTCCACGACCGGACCGTGCAGGCGACCACGCCCCGGCACAGCATCGAGTTCCGCAGCGTCGCGTTCTTCGAGTGA
- a CDS encoding PPOX class F420-dependent oxidoreductase produces the protein MTEKATIPDEYKELLDAPVAILATNGPSGRPQVSAISFLYDAEDGLIKISLNDTRQKMKNLRRDPKCTLLIVDPQTPFRTLEIRADAEIQPDPDFSWCARIGQGKYNADFRVHDKPGETRSLVILHPKRVVGTDLRR, from the coding sequence ATGACCGAGAAGGCGACGATCCCCGACGAGTACAAGGAACTGCTCGACGCCCCGGTGGCCATCCTCGCGACCAACGGCCCCAGCGGGCGGCCGCAGGTGTCGGCGATCTCATTCCTCTACGACGCCGAGGACGGGCTGATCAAGATCTCCCTCAACGACACCCGGCAGAAGATGAAGAACCTGCGCCGGGATCCGAAGTGCACGCTCCTCATCGTGGACCCGCAGACGCCGTTCCGGACCCTGGAAATCCGGGCCGACGCGGAGATCCAGCCCGACCCGGACTTCTCCTGGTGCGCCCGCATCGGCCAGGGCAAGTACAACGCGGACTTCCGGGTGCACGACAAGCCGGGGGAGACCCGCTCGCTCGTCATCCTTCACCCCAAGCGCGTCGTCGGCACCGACCTGCGGCGCTGA
- a CDS encoding helix-turn-helix domain-containing protein, producing the protein MNGGGYEYGDDVGRRIAHWRKVRGLTQSGLAREAHVSRSLIAQVEAGHKPATSSLVAAVAAALGVEPALLSGPPYRREDGRGDAAHRAIPAIRRALAYADLAPEVDTPPRSLDALDEELATVQRLQGAAQYVRLGARLPAIIEELTVHAVQTDLPRAWLLLNRADAVAASLARRLGYHDLAQVAIERAAFAAQRADDPLLPRLVVLSRALLLLSAKAADLALAMAVRAAAEVDRDEPGGLTVYGALQLRAAVAAARAGRAREAWEHHGEAEEVARRLGNGPDPYGLQVLPGNVAIHGCAIAVELGDYDCALRMDERIVLSPRLWPERRAHHEIDMARACLGVGRHKEALHRILKAEKIAPQMTRYHPTSRETVMELERKYRTLPESLRALERRMGL; encoded by the coding sequence GTGAATGGCGGCGGATATGAATACGGCGACGACGTCGGTCGGCGCATCGCGCACTGGCGCAAGGTCCGGGGGCTCACCCAGTCGGGGCTCGCCCGCGAGGCGCACGTCTCGCGAAGTCTGATCGCCCAGGTGGAGGCCGGGCACAAGCCCGCCACGTCCTCGCTGGTCGCGGCCGTGGCCGCCGCGCTGGGCGTGGAGCCGGCGCTGCTGTCCGGCCCGCCGTACCGCAGGGAGGACGGCCGCGGCGACGCCGCGCACCGCGCGATCCCCGCGATCCGGCGCGCACTGGCGTACGCGGACCTCGCGCCCGAGGTGGACACGCCCCCGCGCTCGCTCGACGCGCTCGACGAGGAGCTCGCCACGGTGCAGCGGCTGCAGGGAGCGGCCCAGTACGTGCGGCTCGGCGCGCGGCTGCCCGCGATCATCGAGGAGCTCACCGTGCACGCGGTGCAGACCGACCTGCCCCGGGCGTGGCTGCTGCTCAACCGTGCCGACGCGGTCGCGGCCTCGCTCGCCCGGCGGCTGGGCTACCACGATCTCGCCCAGGTGGCGATCGAGCGCGCCGCGTTCGCCGCCCAGCGGGCCGACGATCCGCTGCTGCCGCGGCTCGTCGTGCTGTCGCGCGCGCTGCTCCTGCTCAGCGCCAAGGCGGCGGACCTGGCGTTGGCGATGGCCGTACGGGCGGCCGCCGAGGTCGACCGGGACGAGCCGGGCGGGCTCACCGTGTACGGCGCGCTGCAGTTGCGGGCCGCGGTCGCGGCCGCGCGCGCCGGGCGGGCGCGGGAGGCCTGGGAGCATCACGGCGAGGCCGAGGAGGTGGCGCGGCGCCTCGGCAACGGACCTGATCCGTACGGCCTGCAGGTGCTGCCGGGCAATGTCGCGATTCACGGTTGCGCCATCGCGGTCGAACTCGGCGACTACGACTGCGCGCTGCGCATGGACGAACGCATCGTGCTCTCCCCCCGCCTCTGGCCGGAGCGTCGCGCCCACCACGAAATCGATATGGCCCGCGCCTGCCTGGGCGTGGGGCGGCACAAAGAGGCGCTCCACCGAATCCTGAAAGCGGAAAAGATCGCGCCACAAATGACGCGATATCATCCCACATCGCGCGAAACGGTCATGGAGCTCGAGCGGAAGTATCGCACCCTTCCGGAATCCCTGCGCGCGCTCGAGCGCCGGATGGGACTCTGA
- the fxlM gene encoding methyltransferase, FxLD system, which translates to MSRPRPTDVDASPAAPPRAAMVDGLRDLGDIRDPRVAAAFFRVPRHLFAPDEPLEAGYALDRPVDRHFSRVRTAGRASATRLEAMLLEQAGVERGMRCLEIGAGYTTALLAELVGEEGEVVAVDADPDVVDRTARRVAAAGYRQVTLCRADGEDGAPEHAPFDRVIVTSGACDVPPTWIDQLTDDGAIVVPLRIRGLTCGLVLEREDDHLVARSAQVWGFVPLRGAAACAEHLVTLGGREIALRFDGERPGDTEMLAAALDAPRVEAWSGVRIGLGKPFELLELWLASVLDGFCLLSVNPTRDSGRVDPAHRVACPAMAGAGGLAHLALRRTGPIAEFGAHAYGPDAARLAEELAEQVQVWDRYHRGGPGPRITVHPAGDAAGPTDAGRLPDGRVIARRHVRVAVRWPSPTGPGFVPHPWYDTLHVG; encoded by the coding sequence ATGTCGAGGCCTCGGCCCACCGATGTCGACGCGAGTCCCGCCGCGCCACCGCGCGCGGCCATGGTCGACGGGCTGCGAGATCTGGGTGACATTCGCGACCCGCGCGTCGCCGCCGCGTTCTTCCGGGTCCCCCGGCACCTGTTCGCACCGGACGAGCCGCTGGAGGCCGGCTACGCCCTCGACCGGCCGGTGGACCGGCACTTCTCGCGCGTCCGGACGGCCGGGCGCGCCTCGGCCACCCGGCTCGAGGCGATGCTGCTCGAGCAGGCCGGCGTGGAACGCGGCATGCGCTGCCTGGAGATCGGCGCCGGCTACACCACCGCGCTCCTCGCCGAGCTGGTCGGGGAGGAGGGCGAGGTCGTCGCCGTCGACGCCGACCCCGACGTCGTCGACCGGACCGCCCGCCGCGTCGCCGCCGCCGGGTACCGCCAGGTGACCCTGTGCCGCGCCGACGGGGAAGACGGCGCGCCCGAGCACGCCCCCTTCGACCGGGTGATCGTCACCTCCGGCGCCTGTGACGTGCCGCCGACCTGGATCGACCAGCTCACCGACGACGGCGCGATCGTGGTTCCGCTGCGCATCCGCGGGCTCACCTGCGGGCTCGTGCTCGAGCGCGAGGACGACCACCTCGTCGCGCGCTCGGCGCAGGTCTGGGGGTTCGTCCCGCTGCGCGGCGCCGCGGCGTGCGCCGAGCACCTGGTGACCCTCGGCGGGCGGGAGATCGCGTTACGGTTCGACGGGGAACGGCCCGGCGACACCGAGATGCTCGCCGCCGCGCTCGACGCGCCGCGCGTCGAGGCCTGGTCCGGGGTGCGGATCGGCCTCGGCAAGCCGTTCGAGCTGCTCGAGCTGTGGCTGGCGAGCGTGCTCGACGGCTTCTGCCTGCTGTCGGTGAACCCCACCCGCGACTCCGGCCGCGTCGATCCGGCGCACCGCGTCGCCTGCCCCGCGATGGCCGGCGCGGGCGGCCTCGCCCACCTCGCGCTGCGCCGTACCGGCCCCATCGCGGAGTTCGGCGCGCACGCCTACGGCCCCGACGCGGCCCGGCTCGCCGAGGAACTCGCCGAGCAGGTGCAGGTCTGGGACCGGTACCACCGCGGCGGCCCCGGCCCGCGGATCACGGTCCATCCGGCCGGGGACGCCGCGGGGCCCACGGACGCGGGCCGCCTCCCCGACGGCCGCGTCATCGCCAGGCGGCACGTCCGCGTCGCGGTCCGATGGCCCTCGCCGACCGGCCCGGGGTTCGTCCCGCACCCGTGGTACGACACCCTGCACGTCGGCTGA
- a CDS encoding UGSC family (seleno)protein has translation MPELEHLLDPTGNADQAADTTLAPRPGTLQGLTIGLLDNTKPNATNLLRHVARELQARHGTGQVREYAKDYFGTPMTEQVLNKLTAECDLVITAVGDCGSCSAATVADGIMLERAGIPAVAIVSDSFLVSGRAMAQLQGFSGYEFVAVRHPVASCDETELRQRVLEVLPDIQRILGLEN, from the coding sequence ATGCCCGAACTCGAACACCTGCTCGACCCGACCGGCAACGCCGACCAGGCCGCCGACACCACCCTCGCCCCCAGGCCCGGAACCCTGCAGGGCCTGACCATCGGCCTGCTCGACAACACCAAACCCAACGCCACCAACCTGCTGCGGCACGTGGCACGCGAACTCCAGGCCCGCCACGGCACCGGCCAGGTCCGCGAATACGCCAAAGACTACTTCGGCACCCCCATGACCGAGCAGGTCCTCAACAAGCTCACCGCCGAATGCGACCTGGTCATCACCGCCGTCGGCGACTGCGGCTCCTGCAGCGCCGCCACCGTCGCCGACGGCATCATGCTCGAACGCGCCGGCATCCCCGCCGTCGCCATCGTCTCCGACTCCTTCCTCGTCTCCGGCCGCGCCATGGCCCAGCTCCAAGGCTTTTCCGGCTACGAGTTCGTCGCCGTACGCCACCCCGTGGCCAGCTGCGACGAGACCGAGCTGCGCCAGCGCGTGCTGGAGGTGCTGCCGGACATCCAGCGCATCCTCGGCCTGGAAAACTGA
- a CDS encoding IclR family transcriptional regulator translates to MANERRSVLRRALRILDTIKDAGEGLSLSEISRRSGVPLSTTHRIVGELHEWGALERDESGEYRIGLRLWEVAAATPRSGGLRSVALPFMQDLFETTHRGVHLAIREKDQVVFVERFLSPETATDRTRVGGRYELHATAIGLVLLAHAPTELQEEIVTGPLNGPNWHPPITERELRQKLADIRRAGYATSVVRNEHLSVAAPIYNHTGQVVAALSLILPLNEPYGPSLAHLLATARGISRALGAPQGRIRPAMPSNMWKGG, encoded by the coding sequence ATGGCGAACGAGCGGCGGTCGGTGCTCCGCCGAGCGCTGCGCATCCTCGACACGATCAAGGATGCAGGGGAGGGGCTCAGCCTCTCCGAGATCAGCCGGCGATCGGGGGTTCCGCTCAGCACCACCCATCGCATCGTCGGTGAGCTGCACGAATGGGGTGCGCTCGAGCGCGACGAGTCCGGCGAGTACCGGATCGGGCTACGGCTGTGGGAGGTCGCGGCCGCCACCCCGCGGTCCGGCGGCCTGCGCAGCGTGGCCCTGCCGTTCATGCAGGACCTCTTCGAGACCACGCACCGGGGCGTGCACCTGGCGATCCGGGAGAAGGACCAGGTCGTCTTCGTCGAGCGCTTCCTCAGCCCGGAGACCGCCACCGACCGGACCCGCGTCGGCGGCAGGTACGAGCTGCACGCCACCGCGATCGGGCTGGTCCTGCTCGCGCACGCCCCCACCGAGCTGCAGGAGGAGATCGTCACCGGCCCGCTCAACGGGCCGAACTGGCACCCCCCGATCACCGAGCGGGAGCTGCGGCAGAAACTCGCCGACATCCGCCGCGCCGGCTACGCCACCAGCGTGGTCCGCAACGAGCACCTCTCGGTGGCCGCCCCCATCTACAACCACACCGGCCAGGTGGTCGCCGCGCTCTCCCTGATCCTGCCGCTGAACGAGCCGTACGGACCGAGCCTCGCCCATCTCCTCGCCACCGCGCGCGGCATCTCCCGTGCGTTGGGCGCCCCTCAGGGGCGGATACGACCTGCGATGCCTTCCAATATGTGGAAAGGTGGCTAG
- a CDS encoding ABC transporter substrate-binding protein, with translation MTAATAGGGLLAACGTESETGGGGDSSGGGTRKMTFLSPIPLESLSLAPELLAVAGGYFEKHGLEVELQATKGTAQAMQTLLSGVAPVARIGQIDAMTAIATAGQPLVNIAMPFRTTALRFVYSKKNHPIEKPQDMVGTIMGVPSEGGTSDKVVSLVLANAGIAPTEVKRQVVGLSPGTFNLVQQGRIAGYVVSIDTANILTAQNPDAGVFDPTKYVKSDGQLYATTKENLTKEADSLRRFLAAIREAMAFMVADENFDETITILRGKYKFATLDNDAIARASLGMLRESWTGGDRSKPLLVTDEAAWAAGYKELTDAGLLQSGEDPKSWFDNSLLPKS, from the coding sequence GTGACCGCGGCCACAGCCGGAGGCGGACTCCTCGCCGCCTGCGGCACCGAGTCCGAGACAGGAGGTGGTGGTGACTCTTCCGGGGGCGGCACCCGGAAGATGACCTTCCTCAGCCCGATTCCCCTCGAGTCGCTCTCCCTTGCGCCCGAGCTGCTCGCGGTGGCCGGAGGCTACTTCGAGAAGCACGGGCTCGAGGTGGAGCTGCAGGCCACGAAGGGGACGGCCCAGGCGATGCAGACCCTGCTGTCCGGTGTGGCGCCGGTCGCCCGCATCGGCCAGATCGACGCGATGACGGCGATCGCCACCGCCGGCCAGCCGCTGGTCAACATCGCCATGCCGTTCCGCACCACCGCGCTGCGGTTCGTCTACAGCAAGAAGAACCACCCGATCGAGAAGCCCCAGGACATGGTCGGGACGATCATGGGCGTGCCCTCCGAGGGCGGGACCAGCGACAAGGTCGTCTCCCTGGTGCTGGCGAACGCGGGCATCGCGCCCACGGAGGTCAAGCGCCAGGTCGTGGGCCTCTCGCCGGGCACGTTCAACCTTGTCCAGCAGGGGCGGATCGCCGGCTACGTGGTGAGCATCGACACGGCCAACATCCTCACCGCACAGAATCCCGATGCGGGGGTGTTCGACCCCACCAAGTACGTCAAGTCGGACGGCCAGCTCTACGCCACCACCAAGGAGAACCTCACCAAGGAGGCGGACAGCCTGCGCCGGTTCCTCGCGGCCATCCGCGAGGCGATGGCGTTCATGGTGGCCGACGAGAACTTCGACGAGACGATCACCATCCTGCGTGGCAAGTACAAGTTCGCCACCCTCGACAACGACGCCATCGCCCGCGCGAGCCTCGGCATGCTGCGCGAGAGCTGGACCGGGGGCGATCGCAGCAAGCCCCTGCTCGTCACCGACGAGGCGGCGTGGGCGGCCGGATACAAGGAACTGACCGACGCAGGGCTCCTCCAGTCCGGCGAGGACCCGAAGTCCTGGTTCGACAACAGCCTGTTGCCCAAGTCGTAG
- a CDS encoding ABC transporter ATP-binding protein — protein sequence MSPDSAEAVKTTAGARQSSRTGAAGAAKLELIGVGKEFRTKRAHTVALSDINLTINDGEFVSIIGRSGCGKTTLLRMLAGLLSPTTGQILVEGRSLWNGTKVDTSVVSQLGVVFQEANLFPWYSVAENIALPLQLRGDDKASRMKRAYELAELVGLGGFERSYPRELSGGMRQRVAIARALSINPKLLLMDEPFGALDALTRERMNLELQRISLATKATVVFITHDINEAVFLGDRVVHLTPRPGRIHQIRTIDFPKPRSIDVQTEPEFGVIVRELRHALDEDEKR from the coding sequence ATGTCCCCGGACAGCGCCGAGGCGGTCAAGACGACCGCCGGAGCCCGGCAGAGCTCCCGAACCGGGGCCGCCGGAGCGGCGAAACTCGAGCTCATCGGTGTCGGCAAGGAGTTCCGCACCAAGCGTGCGCACACCGTCGCCCTGTCGGACATCAATCTGACGATCAACGACGGCGAGTTCGTCTCGATCATCGGGCGGTCGGGATGTGGCAAGACCACGCTGCTGCGCATGCTCGCAGGGCTGCTCAGTCCCACGACCGGACAGATCCTGGTCGAGGGCAGGTCGCTGTGGAACGGCACCAAGGTCGATACCTCCGTCGTGTCGCAGCTCGGCGTGGTGTTCCAGGAGGCGAACCTCTTCCCCTGGTACTCCGTGGCCGAGAACATCGCGCTGCCGCTGCAGCTTCGCGGTGACGACAAGGCCTCGCGGATGAAGCGCGCGTACGAACTCGCCGAGCTCGTCGGGCTCGGCGGGTTCGAGCGCTCCTACCCGCGGGAGCTCTCCGGCGGCATGCGGCAGCGCGTCGCGATCGCGAGGGCGCTGAGCATCAACCCGAAGCTGCTGCTGATGGACGAGCCGTTCGGCGCCCTCGACGCGCTCACCCGCGAGCGCATGAACCTTGAGCTGCAGCGGATCTCGCTCGCCACCAAGGCGACGGTGGTCTTCATCACCCACGACATCAACGAGGCGGTGTTCCTCGGCGACCGCGTCGTGCACCTGACGCCCCGGCCCGGCCGGATCCACCAGATCCGTACGATCGACTTCCCCAAGCCGCGGAGCATCGACGTGCAGACCGAGCCGGAGTTCGGCGTCATCGTCCGGGAACTGCGCCACGCGCTCGACGAGGACGAGAAGAGGTGA
- a CDS encoding ABC transporter permease, translating into MSRDRSRKLLPWISTPIILVLAFVAWDVFVRVSEISDAVLPPPGRVLSEMVTVLTTAETWEHAWITTSETLGGFLIALVVGVVAGVVLGKVPWLELSLRPVIVASQVVPKVALVPLFVIWFGFGITSKVVISAMLAFFPIMLNTQLGVRSVEAGQREVMRSLNATRWQTFRHLEMKSTLPYVLAGMEVGIVLAIIGAIVGEYLGGSEGLGYMLVRTLNDLNASAMFATTILLSLIGLLLYFAVNALKRFLIPWHESVYAQQDLNG; encoded by the coding sequence GTGTCCCGCGATCGATCCCGCAAGCTGCTGCCCTGGATCAGCACGCCGATCATTCTCGTGCTGGCCTTCGTCGCCTGGGACGTCTTCGTCCGCGTCTCCGAGATCTCCGACGCGGTGCTGCCGCCGCCGGGCCGGGTGCTGTCGGAGATGGTCACGGTGCTGACCACGGCGGAGACCTGGGAGCACGCCTGGATCACCACCTCGGAGACCCTCGGCGGCTTCCTCATCGCCCTCGTGGTCGGCGTCGTGGCCGGCGTGGTGCTGGGCAAGGTGCCGTGGCTGGAGCTGAGCCTCCGCCCGGTGATCGTCGCCTCCCAGGTGGTGCCGAAGGTCGCGCTCGTGCCGCTGTTCGTGATCTGGTTCGGGTTCGGGATCACCTCGAAGGTGGTCATCTCCGCGATGCTCGCCTTCTTCCCGATCATGCTGAACACGCAGCTCGGCGTGCGCTCGGTGGAGGCGGGCCAGCGCGAGGTGATGCGCAGCCTCAACGCCACCCGGTGGCAGACGTTCCGGCACCTGGAGATGAAGAGCACGCTGCCGTACGTGCTCGCCGGCATGGAGGTCGGCATCGTGCTCGCGATCATCGGCGCGATCGTCGGCGAGTACCTCGGCGGCAGCGAGGGGCTCGGCTACATGCTGGTGCGCACCCTCAACGACCTCAACGCCTCGGCGATGTTCGCCACCACCATCCTGCTGTCGCTCATCGGCCTGCTGCTCTACTTCGCGGTCAACGCGCTCAAGCGGTTCCTCATCCCCTGGCACGAGTCCGTCTACGCGCAGCAGGACCTCAACGGCTGA
- a CDS encoding PspC domain-containing protein translates to MSELQPHPVKQLRRTRHGRIVAGVCSGIGDFIGVDPNIVRVALAIASFFGGLGIGVYAVAWLIIPEEGKSGSILQDLIDKQKARQADGSWPRIQWPTPSSTTPTTYGNGAPYGPAEAAPQPGPQPEQAPTGPRPTGERPGTDV, encoded by the coding sequence ATGAGCGAACTGCAGCCACACCCGGTGAAACAGCTTCGGCGTACCCGTCACGGCCGCATCGTCGCGGGCGTCTGCTCCGGCATCGGCGACTTCATCGGCGTCGACCCCAACATCGTCCGCGTCGCCCTCGCCATCGCGAGCTTCTTCGGCGGCCTCGGCATCGGCGTCTACGCCGTCGCCTGGCTGATCATCCCCGAGGAGGGCAAGAGCGGCTCGATCCTGCAGGACCTGATCGACAAGCAGAAGGCGCGGCAGGCCGACGGCTCCTGGCCGCGGATCCAGTGGCCGACCCCGTCGTCCACCACGCCGACCACGTACGGCAACGGCGCCCCGTACGGCCCGGCCGAGGCGGCGCCCCAGCCCGGGCCCCAGCCCGAGCAGGCCCCGACCGGCCCGCGTCCCACCGGCGAGCGGCCGGGGACGGATGTCTGA